A region of Lacinutrix sp. Hel_I_90 DNA encodes the following proteins:
- a CDS encoding S8 family serine peptidase produces the protein MKPHLIIKLNNQDENPRYDHWETLINDKSNLSKSFVPNIDAIINKTYKIDFIASQNYKSKNKKWSPEEIRSGLDRIYRLILLTNNTTIPEQLIDDISFLPNVVYVNEGQITTSDIPRQELAATQSLSSKYSDNAIYLKEGHLWTKGHPEIKIAILDTGIETSHFEFEVQDSQNPKFKDHKDFVNIIDGAQQFVGDFLDMDDIPDDKVGHGTHVAGIIGSKGHKMPIGVAPNCTIIPIKVLGALNANGKVVGAGLIDDINSGIKYAVDKGADVINMSLGIKHTGGGLPHRDVIKYALDNDVTVVAASGNDGKKDKYYPGALDYVIAVGASDNVGHVAPFSTYGGHVSVTAPGVNVYSSFLNNGYALSSGTSQASPYVSGTVALLKSFAHQKGKKIKNDLIRDIVQRTTDKFSNQFKDEKSGFGRINVLDALKMLNYNL, from the coding sequence ATGAAACCGCATCTTATAATAAAGCTAAATAATCAAGATGAAAACCCAAGGTATGACCATTGGGAGACCTTGATTAATGACAAAAGTAATTTAAGCAAAAGCTTTGTTCCAAATATAGATGCCATTATAAACAAGACCTATAAAATAGATTTTATAGCGTCTCAAAACTATAAATCAAAAAACAAAAAGTGGTCTCCAGAAGAAATAAGGTCGGGATTAGACAGAATTTACAGACTCATTCTTCTCACCAATAATACAACGATTCCTGAGCAGTTAATTGATGATATTTCCTTTTTACCTAATGTCGTTTATGTTAATGAAGGGCAAATTACAACCAGTGACATTCCAAGACAAGAATTAGCCGCCACTCAAAGTTTAAGCTCAAAATACAGCGATAACGCCATTTATTTAAAAGAGGGACATCTTTGGACAAAAGGACATCCAGAGATTAAAATCGCCATTTTAGATACCGGTATTGAAACCAGCCATTTTGAATTTGAAGTACAAGACAGTCAAAATCCAAAATTTAAAGACCACAAAGACTTTGTGAACATCATCGATGGCGCTCAACAGTTTGTTGGTGACTTTTTAGATATGGATGACATCCCAGACGACAAAGTTGGACATGGAACCCACGTCGCAGGAATTATTGGCTCTAAAGGCCATAAAATGCCCATTGGTGTGGCGCCCAATTGCACAATAATACCCATAAAAGTGCTGGGAGCACTAAATGCTAATGGTAAGGTAGTAGGAGCTGGACTCATAGACGATATCAACTCAGGGATTAAATATGCTGTAGATAAAGGAGCAGATGTGATTAATATGAGTTTAGGAATAAAGCATACAGGCGGAGGTTTACCACATAGGGATGTTATTAAATATGCCTTAGATAACGACGTTACCGTAGTCGCTGCTTCTGGAAACGATGGTAAAAAAGACAAATACTACCCGGGCGCTTTGGATTATGTGATTGCCGTAGGCGCATCAGACAATGTTGGTCACGTGGCTCCTTTTTCTACCTATGGCGGACACGTCTCAGTAACGGCACCAGGGGTCAATGTCTATAGCTCTTTCTTAAATAATGGGTATGCCTTGTCCTCTGGAACCTCTCAGGCGTCTCCCTATGTTAGTGGTACGGTAGCCTTATTAAAATCTTTTGCCCATCAAAAAGGGAAAAAAATAAAAAATGACTTAATACGAGACATCGTACAACGCACAACCGATAAATTTAGTAATCAATTTAAAGATGAAAAATCGGGATTTGGAAGAATCAATGTACTAGATGCATTAAAAATGTTAAACTATAACCTGTAA
- a CDS encoding AraC family transcriptional regulator — protein sequence MEGVLIRKHLVSDATVTRLTLRTEFVVLDILHIGSIPSCLESYITKNDIQYKSSSIHRDQTEMDIVLVNNESSINNKILKALDELNLIVTYTTSLNIKAGSEFIHFSLIPILLKYLAKIKGSINVLNNKVSTDSADIFLNKVTKIIDENIDNDTLNMQQLSELLYMSRSSLSKKIKRHTGLKPTAFINKYKLEKSKHLLIVTNWQISRISDALGFSSQQYYCRLFKKHFRDNPTQFRLCHKDQSYKVDSIPQKPYTIMQI from the coding sequence ATGGAAGGAGTTTTAATAAGGAAGCATTTGGTGTCAGACGCTACAGTAACGCGATTAACGCTGAGAACAGAATTTGTGGTGCTAGATATACTGCATATTGGCAGTATTCCATCCTGTCTAGAATCTTATATAACTAAAAATGACATCCAATACAAATCCTCTAGTATTCATAGAGACCAGACCGAAATGGATATTGTTTTGGTAAATAATGAAAGTTCTATTAATAATAAAATATTAAAGGCGCTTGATGAGCTTAACCTCATTGTAACCTATACAACTTCATTAAATATAAAAGCAGGGTCAGAGTTTATTCACTTTTCGCTCATTCCTATTTTATTAAAATATTTAGCCAAGATTAAAGGATCTATAAATGTGTTGAATAATAAGGTAAGCACAGATAGCGCGGATATATTTTTGAATAAAGTCACCAAAATTATAGATGAAAATATTGATAACGATACTTTAAACATGCAACAACTAAGCGAGTTGTTGTATATGAGCCGGAGCTCATTGAGTAAAAAGATAAAAAGGCATACCGGATTAAAACCAACAGCATTTATAAATAAATATAAATTAGAAAAGAGTAAACATTTACTCATCGTTACCAATTGGCAGATAAGTCGGATATCTGATGCGTTAGGGTTTAGTTCGCAACAGTATTACTGTCGCTTATTTAAAAAACATTTCCGTGATAATCCAACGCAATTTAGATTGTGCCATAAGGACCAATCGTATAAAGTTGACTCAATACCACAAAAACCATACACAATAATGCAAATCTAA
- a CDS encoding response regulator transcription factor, which produces MDSYSVVIVENHTLFSQALSGVINSFKNFNVMYTCSNEKELIDKLKFSSTLPNLILIDFPIPVSYNVNIVKYIREQHPSISLIALSDEKNESTIIDMLQSGIKSYLFKEIETKTLETALTEVMLYGYYHTSSVSNILVNSFTKAIGTKRTILKEQEKKFLKYICSELTYKQIAKKMCRSPKTIDGYRDCLFEKLKIRSRTGLVLYAIKNKIHKP; this is translated from the coding sequence ATGGATTCGTATTCTGTTGTTATCGTTGAAAATCATACCTTATTTTCTCAAGCCTTATCTGGCGTAATAAATTCGTTTAAAAATTTCAATGTGATGTATACCTGCTCTAACGAAAAAGAGCTTATAGATAAACTGAAATTTTCATCAACATTACCCAACTTAATATTGATTGATTTCCCTATACCCGTGTCCTATAACGTTAACATTGTTAAATATATACGGGAACAACATCCTTCTATTTCTTTAATAGCACTCTCTGATGAAAAAAATGAATCCACAATAATTGACATGCTTCAATCGGGAATTAAAAGCTATTTGTTTAAAGAAATTGAAACCAAGACCCTAGAAACAGCCTTAACAGAAGTCATGCTTTATGGCTATTATCATACCAGTAGCGTCTCTAATATCCTTGTCAATTCTTTTACAAAAGCTATTGGTACTAAAAGAACAATACTAAAAGAGCAAGAAAAAAAATTCTTAAAATATATTTGCTCGGAGTTAACCTATAAACAGATCGCAAAAAAAATGTGTAGAAGTCCAAAAACAATTGATGGTTATCGCGATTGTTTATTTGAAAAACTAAAAATAAGAAGTAGAACGGGCTTAGTGCTTTATGCCATTAAAAATAAGATTCACAAACCTTAA
- a CDS encoding sodium:calcium antiporter yields the protein MAIISSLGLILITCIIIWRACDGFEMASNYLGRNMKEGIKGATINAVGSSLPELFTTLFFLFVLKDKDGFAGGIGTTAGSAVFNAMIIPAVVILVVIGKGISSKIEVSLKVILRDGIALILAELALIFVITGTSLDWTHGLILMCLYFVYVAYMLLSKGPGKVENDYEATAEGGDRVLAFFKGDLSTTVLGDSKINGPKAVLLLIVSILFISLACFWLVEACESFGEAINMPIYFVSVILASAATSVPDTIMSYKDAMKGNYDDAVANALGSNIFDVCFALGFPLFLFTLIYGPIEMNAETVENVGQLRVLLLILTLIVFFIFVFAQKGIRRIHARALLLLYVLFVAYSIGKGIRYDIPVINSVSEVLSAISNWFTTLF from the coding sequence ATGGCAATTATTTCTTCTTTAGGTTTAATATTAATCACCTGTATTATCATTTGGCGTGCCTGTGATGGTTTTGAAATGGCCTCCAATTACTTGGGGCGCAACATGAAAGAAGGCATTAAAGGGGCGACTATTAATGCTGTTGGAAGTAGTCTGCCAGAGTTATTCACCACACTCTTCTTTTTATTTGTGTTAAAAGATAAAGATGGCTTTGCTGGAGGTATTGGCACTACGGCTGGAAGTGCTGTTTTTAATGCCATGATTATTCCTGCGGTTGTGATTTTAGTAGTCATTGGTAAAGGCATCAGCTCTAAGATTGAAGTGTCGCTAAAAGTTATTTTACGAGATGGTATCGCATTAATATTGGCTGAACTGGCTTTAATTTTTGTCATTACTGGCACCTCTTTAGATTGGACGCACGGTTTAATTTTAATGTGTTTGTATTTTGTTTATGTGGCATACATGCTATTAAGTAAAGGGCCTGGTAAAGTTGAAAATGATTATGAAGCAACCGCGGAAGGTGGTGATCGGGTGTTGGCCTTTTTTAAAGGAGATTTATCGACTACGGTCTTGGGGGATTCTAAAATTAATGGGCCAAAAGCAGTCCTTTTATTAATTGTATCCATACTTTTTATTAGCTTGGCTTGTTTTTGGCTTGTAGAAGCTTGTGAGAGTTTTGGTGAGGCCATTAATATGCCTATATACTTTGTGTCTGTAATATTAGCGTCTGCGGCTACCAGTGTTCCAGATACTATTATGTCTTACAAGGATGCCATGAAAGGTAATTATGATGATGCCGTTGCCAATGCCTTAGGAAGTAATATTTTTGATGTTTGTTTTGCTTTGGGCTTCCCGCTTTTTCTATTTACGCTTATTTATGGCCCTATTGAAATGAATGCGGAAACGGTTGAAAATGTTGGTCAACTGCGGGTGTTACTTTTAATTTTGACTTTAATCGTGTTTTTTATATTTGTATTTGCTCAAAAAGGCATCAGACGCATTCATGCGAGAGCGCTACTCCTTTTGTATGTGCTTTTTGTGGCATATTCTATAGGAAAAGGAATTCGCTATGATATTCCTGTGATTAATAGTGTTTCTGAAGTACTCTCGGCTATTTCAAATTGGTTTACGACACTTTTTTAA
- the ade gene encoding adenine deaminase — translation MKIQGQIVDIPNQRIYKGELTIANGKIQAIVEKDHEVTHYILPGFVDAHIHIESSMLVPSEFAKLAVTHGTVATVSDPHEIANVLGVKGVEFMIENGKQTPFKFNFGAPSCVPATSFESAGAVIDSDDIKTLMANPDIKYLAEMMNYPGVLFDDEEVLKKIAWAKQYNKPVDGHAPGLRGADITKYIAAGISTDHECFTYEEALEKLQKGMKVIIREGSAAKNFEALIDLLPEHHENMMFCSDDKHPDDLLIGHINQLCARAVSKDIDISKILQTACINPVKHYNLDVGLLNVGDAADFIIVEDLKAFKTLQTYIDGTLVYDFGIVNMPEVSFKNLNNFNCDKKDISDFRFESSAEKIRVIECLDGELVTNEIITNASIENGNLVSNTETDVLKMVVVNRYNNAQPAIAFIKNFGLKEGAIASSVGHDSHNIIAVGVNDAAICKAVNAIIAVKGGICAVNTSEEKTVPLPVAGIMSDQDGETIGRQYAELDTMAKQLGCTLNAPYMSLSFMALLVIPSLKLSDKGLFNGQTFKFTALEIE, via the coding sequence ATGAAAATCCAAGGCCAAATAGTAGACATACCAAACCAAAGAATATACAAAGGCGAATTAACCATTGCAAATGGTAAAATACAAGCTATTGTTGAAAAAGACCACGAGGTCACGCATTACATTTTGCCAGGTTTTGTAGATGCGCATATCCATATAGAAAGCTCCATGCTCGTACCAAGTGAATTTGCGAAATTAGCGGTGACTCATGGTACGGTTGCGACGGTTTCAGATCCGCACGAAATAGCCAATGTTCTCGGTGTAAAGGGGGTGGAGTTCATGATTGAAAATGGTAAACAAACACCCTTTAAATTCAATTTTGGTGCCCCTTCCTGTGTGCCAGCGACTAGCTTTGAATCAGCAGGAGCTGTCATTGATTCTGATGACATTAAAACCTTAATGGCAAATCCAGATATTAAATATCTGGCGGAGATGATGAATTATCCAGGGGTATTGTTTGATGACGAAGAAGTACTTAAAAAAATAGCATGGGCGAAACAGTATAATAAGCCCGTTGATGGTCATGCACCAGGTTTACGTGGTGCCGATATCACAAAGTACATAGCCGCTGGAATTTCTACAGATCACGAATGCTTTACTTATGAAGAAGCCTTAGAGAAACTTCAAAAAGGAATGAAAGTCATTATTCGCGAAGGTAGTGCAGCCAAAAATTTTGAAGCACTTATAGATTTACTACCAGAACATCACGAAAACATGATGTTTTGTAGTGACGATAAACACCCGGACGATTTGCTCATTGGTCACATTAATCAACTATGTGCGCGAGCAGTTTCAAAAGACATAGACATTTCTAAAATACTTCAAACAGCGTGCATCAATCCCGTGAAACATTATAATTTAGACGTTGGATTGTTGAACGTTGGTGATGCTGCGGACTTTATTATAGTCGAAGATTTAAAAGCCTTTAAAACCTTGCAAACGTATATTGATGGAACCTTGGTTTATGACTTCGGAATAGTAAACATGCCAGAGGTATCTTTCAAAAATCTTAATAATTTCAATTGCGATAAAAAAGACATTTCAGACTTTAGATTTGAATCTTCAGCTGAAAAAATAAGAGTTATTGAATGTCTTGATGGTGAATTGGTAACCAATGAAATTATTACCAACGCTTCCATTGAAAATGGAAACTTAGTTTCTAATACTGAAACCGATGTTCTTAAAATGGTAGTTGTTAACCGGTATAACAATGCACAGCCCGCGATTGCCTTCATCAAAAATTTCGGATTAAAAGAAGGTGCAATAGCTAGTTCTGTTGGTCATGATTCGCATAATATTATTGCCGTAGGAGTCAATGATGCTGCTATTTGTAAAGCGGTAAATGCTATTATCGCCGTTAAAGGAGGCATATGTGCAGTGAATACTTCCGAAGAAAAAACAGTACCATTACCTGTTGCTGGAATCATGAGCGATCAAGATGGTGAAACCATAGGTAGACAATATGCTGAATTGGATACCATGGCAAAACAATTGGGTTGTACGCTAAACGCCCCTTATATGTCGCTTTCTTTTATGGCCTTGTTGGTAATTCCGTCGCTTAAATTGAGTGACAAAGGTCTTTTTAATGGTCAAACATTTAAGTTTACTGCTTTAGAAATTGAATAA
- a CDS encoding protein-disulfide reductase DsbD, translated as MKYILTLVFVLFSISSISAQVLEPVKWNVAVEKLSDTEYNLIYTADIKEHWHLYSQNLPEGGAIPTEFIYESLLESNDFKLIGKAKESKSITEYDMVFQMDLTYFDSAATFTQKIELLNRSITAIEAEISYQACDDKKCIFESELVTFNLPATAPKKQSNIIDPVKWTSEAKKISDTEYEIIYTGLIEDHWHFYSQIEGEEVGPIPTAFTFKDSEDYELIGSTSESKTTTVFEQAFQMEVRYFEDQAIFKQRFKILNPELKNITAEVFYQACDDEKCLAPTTFEFNTSLDGKAERTEIIGLDAESQEKSEALTLGVTGWDNYKKEDVAKKSNFTIFFLGFLGGLIALLTPCVFPMIPLTVSFFTKSASDSKKGLANSILYGFFIFLIYVLLSIPFHVLDSLDPEILNNISTNVTLNIIFFVIFIAFAFSFFGYFELTLPHSWSAALDNKANSIGGIIGIFFMAMTLAIVSFSCTGPILGTLLGSSLTSDGGAMQLTAGMSGFGLALALPFTLFAMFPKWLNSLPKSGGWLNTVKVVLGFIEIALALKFLSNADLVKHWGILPREVFIGLWIIIGIGLLLYLLGKIKFPHDGPFKKISFSKGAFIFLVFAFVVYLIPGLTNTKYANLKLLSGFPPPLPYSLYEKDSECPLGLNCYKDLEEGIAAAKEQNKPIMLDFTGYACVNCRKMEEQVWSQDKIYQVLNENYIIISLYVDDRKELPETEQFKYLKANGLVKKIKTIGDKWATLQTVNFQNNSQPFYVLLNHDMELLNHTAAYTPNEDEYLEWLKKGLEHFKK; from the coding sequence ATGAAGTATATCCTAACCTTAGTATTCGTTTTATTTTCTATCAGTTCAATTTCAGCACAAGTTTTAGAGCCTGTAAAATGGAATGTAGCTGTTGAAAAACTGTCTGATACAGAATACAATCTGATTTATACTGCCGATATAAAAGAACATTGGCATTTATATTCCCAAAACTTACCAGAAGGAGGTGCAATTCCAACTGAATTTATCTATGAGTCTTTATTAGAAAGCAACGATTTTAAATTAATAGGTAAAGCAAAAGAGAGTAAGAGTATTACCGAGTATGACATGGTGTTTCAAATGGATCTTACCTATTTTGACAGTGCAGCCACCTTTACCCAAAAAATTGAGCTTTTAAATAGAAGCATCACAGCTATTGAAGCAGAAATTTCTTATCAGGCCTGTGATGATAAAAAGTGTATTTTCGAGAGTGAATTGGTAACGTTTAATTTACCCGCGACGGCTCCTAAAAAACAATCTAACATTATAGATCCTGTAAAATGGACCTCTGAAGCTAAGAAAATTTCGGACACAGAATATGAAATTATTTACACGGGATTAATAGAGGATCATTGGCATTTTTACTCGCAAATAGAAGGAGAAGAGGTGGGGCCAATTCCTACAGCATTTACGTTTAAAGATTCTGAAGATTATGAACTTATAGGCAGTACTTCTGAGTCTAAAACAACCACCGTTTTTGAGCAGGCGTTTCAAATGGAAGTGAGGTATTTTGAAGACCAAGCTATTTTTAAACAACGGTTTAAAATTTTAAATCCGGAATTAAAGAATATTACTGCAGAAGTGTTCTATCAAGCCTGTGATGATGAAAAGTGTTTAGCACCAACAACCTTTGAATTTAATACGTCTTTAGACGGAAAAGCAGAACGCACAGAAATTATTGGTTTAGACGCAGAGAGTCAGGAAAAATCGGAAGCTTTAACCCTTGGCGTCACTGGATGGGATAATTATAAAAAGGAAGATGTTGCTAAGAAAAGTAATTTCACCATTTTCTTTTTAGGCTTTTTAGGAGGCTTAATCGCCTTGTTAACACCTTGTGTGTTTCCTATGATTCCATTAACAGTGTCGTTTTTTACTAAAAGTGCTAGCGATTCTAAAAAAGGCTTAGCCAATTCAATTCTCTATGGCTTCTTTATCTTTTTAATCTACGTTTTACTAAGCATACCCTTCCACGTTTTAGATTCTTTAGATCCAGAAATTCTAAACAATATCTCAACGAATGTCACTTTGAATATTATTTTCTTTGTTATTTTCATCGCCTTTGCCTTTTCGTTTTTTGGGTATTTCGAGCTTACCTTACCGCACTCCTGGAGTGCCGCTTTAGATAATAAAGCAAACAGTATTGGTGGTATTATAGGAATCTTTTTTATGGCAATGACGCTAGCTATTGTGTCGTTTTCTTGTACTGGGCCCATTTTAGGAACCCTATTAGGAAGCTCCCTAACTAGCGATGGTGGTGCGATGCAGTTAACGGCAGGAATGAGTGGCTTTGGTTTAGCACTGGCGTTACCCTTTACACTATTTGCGATGTTTCCAAAATGGTTAAATTCACTGCCAAAATCTGGGGGTTGGTTAAATACAGTAAAAGTAGTACTCGGTTTTATTGAGATTGCACTGGCTTTAAAATTCTTATCGAATGCCGACTTAGTAAAGCATTGGGGTATTTTGCCAAGAGAAGTCTTTATTGGACTGTGGATCATCATAGGAATCGGTTTATTGCTTTATTTATTAGGGAAAATCAAGTTTCCTCACGATGGGCCTTTCAAAAAAATAAGCTTTAGTAAAGGCGCATTTATCTTTTTGGTTTTTGCCTTTGTGGTGTATTTAATTCCAGGATTAACCAATACAAAGTATGCGAATTTGAAACTGTTGAGTGGTTTTCCACCACCCTTACCTTATAGTTTATATGAAAAGGATTCAGAATGTCCGCTAGGTCTAAACTGTTATAAGGATTTAGAGGAAGGTATTGCTGCTGCAAAAGAACAAAATAAACCTATTATGCTCGATTTTACGGGATATGCTTGTGTGAATTGCAGAAAGATGGAAGAGCAGGTTTGGAGTCAAGATAAAATCTATCAAGTTTTAAATGAAAACTATATTATTATCTCATTGTATGTAGATGATAGAAAAGAATTGCCCGAAACAGAGCAATTCAAATATTTAAAAGCGAATGGTTTAGTTAAGAAAATTAAAACTATTGGCGATAAATGGGCAACCTTACAAACGGTGAATTTCCAGAATAATTCGCAACCCTTTTATGTATTATTAAATCATGATATGGAATTGCTAAACCATACCGCAGCTTACACTCCAAATGAAGACGAGTATTTAGAGTGGTTGAAAAAAGGGTTGGAGCATTTTAAGAAGTAA
- the tilS gene encoding tRNA lysidine(34) synthetase TilS gives MQDAFKKQINTNLPFLNKSRLLIAISGGLDSVVLAQLCHNANLDFALAHCNFNLRGSESDADEAFVLDLAEDLDREIFIQHFETERYAETHKLSIQMAARELRYEWFYDLAEQLKFDYILTAHHADDNLETLLINLTRGTGIDGLTGIPEINGKIARPLLKFSRETLASYAKTKHLKWREDSSNASTKYLRNKLRHDVIPLLKEINPKLLQNIDHTISHLNDTADIVEESVGAVLKRAIKSMDEHAVVYGVQEFIKLNNPKAYLFEVFKNYGFSEWNDIENLLKAQSGKQVFSATHKLLKNRETLILTALVSEAPQDAIVITSEDKTVETTQGVLVIEAVETLSEQSKNVVYVDAQKLKFPLIVRHWKKGDYFCPLGMQGKKKLSKFFKDEKLSLLDKEKCLLLCSQEDIVWVINYRADDRFKVTKQTHKMLKISIQ, from the coding sequence ATGCAGGACGCTTTTAAAAAACAGATAAATACTAATTTACCATTTTTAAACAAGAGCAGATTGCTTATTGCTATTTCTGGCGGATTGGATAGCGTGGTGTTAGCACAGCTTTGCCATAACGCTAATTTGGATTTTGCTCTGGCGCATTGCAATTTTAATTTAAGAGGAAGTGAAAGCGATGCCGATGAAGCCTTCGTTTTAGACTTAGCTGAAGATTTGGATAGAGAAATCTTTATTCAACATTTTGAGACGGAAAGGTATGCAGAAACGCATAAATTATCCATTCAAATGGCAGCGCGTGAATTGCGATACGAGTGGTTTTATGATTTGGCAGAACAACTCAAATTTGATTACATTCTCACAGCACATCACGCAGATGATAATTTAGAAACCTTACTCATTAACCTAACGCGCGGTACGGGTATCGATGGTTTAACAGGTATCCCAGAGATTAATGGTAAAATTGCACGTCCCTTATTAAAATTTTCTAGAGAAACTTTAGCGTCTTACGCTAAAACCAAACATCTAAAATGGCGTGAAGACAGTAGTAATGCCTCCACTAAATATTTACGTAATAAACTCCGGCATGATGTGATTCCGTTGTTAAAGGAAATCAATCCGAAATTACTCCAAAACATAGACCATACTATTAGTCACCTCAATGATACTGCAGATATTGTTGAAGAGAGTGTGGGTGCAGTTTTAAAACGCGCCATAAAAAGTATGGATGAACACGCGGTAGTGTATGGCGTTCAGGAATTTATAAAACTGAATAACCCTAAAGCCTATTTGTTTGAAGTTTTTAAAAACTATGGATTCTCAGAATGGAATGATATCGAAAACTTATTAAAAGCCCAAAGCGGAAAACAGGTCTTTTCTGCCACTCACAAATTACTAAAAAACAGAGAAACCTTAATTTTAACAGCATTAGTTTCTGAAGCACCTCAGGACGCTATTGTCATTACTTCCGAAGACAAAACAGTAGAAACCACACAAGGGGTTTTAGTTATTGAAGCGGTTGAAACACTCTCGGAACAATCAAAAAATGTAGTCTACGTCGATGCCCAAAAGTTAAAATTTCCTTTAATAGTAAGACATTGGAAAAAAGGTGACTATTTTTGTCCGTTAGGCATGCAAGGCAAGAAGAAACTGAGTAAGTTCTTTAAGGACGAAAAACTATCTTTGTTAGATAAAGAAAAATGTCTGTTATTGTGTTCGCAAGAGGACATCGTTTGGGTTATTAATTATCGGGCAGACGACCGTTTTAAAGTAACCAAGCAAACCCATAAAATGTTAAAAATTAGTATTCAGTAA
- a CDS encoding alpha/beta hydrolase, which produces MKNTFTFSIRNVELFGQYWTPETAKGVVVLVHGMGEHSGRYEDSVVPHLLKNNYAVVAYDQFGHGQSHGKRGHCPSYEALLESFEYVINRAKLLFSDVPAFLYGHSLGGNVVINYAIRKQPEVKGIVATSPFLRLAFQPPKWKVALGKLMLKILPSITLPSEIEEAAISSIPNEVKRYQEDPLIHDKISPMYLFPVMEAGKYAIHNAHKIMIPTLLFHGKADRIIDYKGSVEFQNNAKLGEVQLFENGYHELHHDIYKEEMLQSVVKWLDNL; this is translated from the coding sequence ATGAAAAACACATTCACTTTTAGTATTAGAAATGTAGAGTTATTTGGTCAATACTGGACTCCAGAAACGGCAAAAGGCGTCGTTGTTTTGGTGCATGGTATGGGCGAACACTCTGGCCGCTATGAGGATTCTGTCGTGCCTCATTTATTAAAAAATAACTATGCTGTTGTGGCTTATGATCAATTTGGTCATGGACAATCTCATGGTAAGCGAGGGCATTGCCCCAGCTATGAAGCACTTTTAGAAAGCTTTGAATACGTTATAAATAGAGCTAAATTATTGTTTTCTGATGTGCCAGCATTTCTTTATGGGCATAGTTTAGGTGGTAACGTTGTAATTAATTATGCGATAAGAAAACAACCAGAAGTAAAAGGAATTGTAGCTACAAGTCCGTTTCTACGTTTAGCATTCCAACCACCAAAATGGAAAGTGGCTCTGGGTAAATTAATGCTAAAAATACTACCTTCGATTACTTTACCTAGTGAAATTGAAGAAGCTGCAATTTCAAGTATTCCAAACGAAGTAAAGCGGTATCAAGAAGATCCTTTAATTCACGATAAAATAAGCCCAATGTATCTGTTTCCAGTTATGGAAGCCGGTAAATATGCCATACACAATGCACATAAAATAATGATTCCTACCTTGCTATTTCATGGAAAAGCAGATAGAATTATTGATTACAAAGGTTCTGTAGAGTTTCAAAATAATGCAAAATTGGGGGAAGTACAATTATTTGAAAATGGCTATCACGAATTGCATCACGATATTTATAAAGAAGAAATGCTCCAATCGGTAGTAAAATGGCTAGACAATCTTTAA